The Alkalihalobacillus sp. TS-13 genome contains a region encoding:
- a CDS encoding glycoside hydrolase family 32 protein, protein MAVSLLFFLIIGLFLIFERPDHREKEPQEKETYRADYHFTAPDNWKNDPQKPIYLDGKYHYYYLYNGDYPKGNGTEWRHATSKDLVHWKDEGVAIPKYTNENGDPWSGSVVVDQNNTAGFGEEAVVALVTQPSANGKQEQYLWYSTDRGQTFTSYSDHPVMSNPGAEDFRDPKVIWDDQEQKWVMLMAEGTKIGFYESKNLKDWNYTSGFQTKDIGLVECPDLYKMRANDGTVKWVLGVSANGKSIGKPNTYAYWVGNYNGDEFIPDHEEPEWLDYGFDWYGGVTFEDGTSDNQLSHRYALAWMNNWAYADHTPTLQEDFNGLDSIVRKIELKKGDEDSYYLGSQPLEKLSQLTDSSDSYQQIEVDGSKTIGATGTVYQIEAEISWSKIGNVGLRLRESADKTRHVDVGLSPKDQYSYVNRKSTDQPDKSGKYIESIAPFDPSQKKVHLKILVDKTSVEVFIDDGKVVHSNQVFPPLEDKNITLYSEGGPATFENIEIKYFDSIYD, encoded by the coding sequence ATGGCTGTCTCGCTTCTCTTTTTCTTGATCATAGGCTTGTTTTTAATCTTTGAGCGACCAGACCATAGGGAAAAAGAACCACAAGAAAAGGAAACGTATCGTGCAGACTATCATTTTACAGCTCCGGATAACTGGAAGAATGACCCCCAAAAACCAATCTATCTGGATGGGAAATATCACTACTATTATCTCTATAACGGAGACTATCCCAAAGGCAACGGAACAGAGTGGCGTCATGCGACCTCTAAAGATTTAGTCCATTGGAAAGATGAAGGGGTGGCTATTCCTAAATACACGAATGAAAACGGGGATCCGTGGTCAGGTTCTGTTGTGGTAGACCAAAATAATACAGCCGGCTTTGGAGAAGAGGCTGTAGTAGCACTCGTTACCCAGCCTTCTGCAAATGGAAAGCAGGAACAGTATCTCTGGTACAGTACGGATAGAGGCCAAACGTTTACTTCCTATAGTGACCATCCGGTAATGTCGAACCCAGGAGCCGAAGATTTCAGAGATCCTAAAGTTATCTGGGATGACCAAGAGCAGAAATGGGTCATGCTCATGGCCGAAGGAACAAAAATTGGTTTTTATGAATCGAAAAACCTAAAAGACTGGAATTACACCAGTGGATTTCAGACAAAAGATATTGGGCTCGTAGAATGCCCAGACTTGTATAAGATGCGGGCAAACGACGGAACAGTGAAATGGGTGTTGGGCGTAAGTGCCAATGGCAAGTCGATCGGAAAGCCGAATACTTATGCTTACTGGGTCGGTAATTACAATGGTGATGAATTTATCCCCGATCACGAAGAGCCTGAATGGCTGGATTACGGTTTCGATTGGTACGGCGGCGTTACGTTTGAAGATGGGACAAGTGATAATCAGCTCAGCCACCGATATGCTTTAGCTTGGATGAACAATTGGGCATACGCAGACCATACCCCTACCCTCCAGGAGGATTTTAACGGATTGGATTCCATCGTTCGAAAAATAGAATTAAAAAAAGGTGATGAGGACTCCTATTACTTGGGTTCACAGCCGTTAGAAAAACTAAGTCAATTAACAGATTCCTCAGATTCTTATCAACAAATCGAGGTCGACGGCTCAAAAACAATTGGGGCAACTGGTACGGTTTACCAGATCGAAGCAGAGATATCCTGGTCGAAGATCGGGAACGTAGGGTTGCGTCTTCGGGAATCAGCCGACAAAACGCGTCATGTGGACGTCGGTCTTTCACCAAAAGACCAGTACTCTTATGTCAATCGAAAATCAACAGACCAGCCAGATAAAAGTGGTAAGTATATAGAAAGTATTGCTCCTTTTGATCCAAGTCAAAAAAAAGTTCACTTAAAGATCCTTGTAGATAAAACAAGTGTTGAAGTATTTATAGATGATGGTAAAGTGGTACACTCCAATCAGGTGTTCCCTCCACTAGAGGATAAGAACATCACACTCTATTCTGAAGGCGGCCCCGCAACTTTTGAAAATATAGAAATAAAATACTTCGACTCCATTTATGATTAA
- a CDS encoding glycoside hydrolase family 68 protein encodes MNVKRLAKQATVVMLSTAILAGGEGLIAHADSRDHKEDYGISHITRSDMADMIKQHDDHAVPEFDASNIQNIPSATKTDENGNEIKMDVWDTWPLQNADGTVAEYNGYHILFGLAGDPKNAHDTFIYMFYKKADEKSIDAWKNAGRVFDDEDKYKADDKYLKDQSEEWSGSATFTSDGEIRLFYTNRTEFNEEKELYGKQTLTTAQVNVSEPKQGTLNVDGVEDHKSIFEGGDGSVYQNVNQAFGNGDINYNENHTLRDPHYVEENGRKYLVFEANTGTDFGYSGEESLYNKAYYGKSEKYFQDEKAKLLESPKREFAELANGAIGIIEINDDYTLKNVMDPLIASNTVTDEIERPNIFKKDGKWYLFTSSRGSKMTIDGIDDEDIYMLGYVSNSLTGPYKPMNKTGIVLHHDLDPNDVTWNYAHYVIPQENSDETVVTSYMTNRGYFEDKKSTFSPSFKLDLKGPKSSVIEDGILKQGQLTINEE; translated from the coding sequence ATGAACGTAAAAAGATTGGCCAAACAAGCTACAGTAGTCATGCTTAGCACAGCAATTCTGGCAGGAGGGGAAGGATTGATCGCGCATGCTGATTCCCGGGACCATAAAGAAGATTACGGAATTTCCCACATCACGCGTTCTGATATGGCGGACATGATTAAGCAGCACGATGATCATGCGGTCCCTGAATTTGACGCATCTAACATTCAAAACATTCCATCAGCTACAAAAACAGACGAGAACGGAAATGAAATTAAAATGGATGTTTGGGACACATGGCCGCTCCAAAACGCGGACGGTACAGTGGCCGAATACAATGGCTACCATATCCTATTCGGTTTAGCAGGTGACCCAAAAAATGCACACGACACATTCATTTACATGTTCTATAAGAAAGCAGATGAGAAATCCATCGATGCGTGGAAGAACGCTGGACGTGTATTCGACGATGAAGATAAATACAAAGCTGACGATAAATATTTGAAAGATCAGTCAGAAGAGTGGTCCGGTTCCGCTACCTTCACCTCTGATGGAGAAATTCGTTTATTCTACACCAACCGTACAGAATTTAATGAAGAAAAGGAGCTTTACGGTAAACAGACGCTAACTACTGCGCAAGTTAACGTATCTGAACCAAAACAAGGAACTCTTAATGTGGATGGCGTCGAAGATCATAAGTCAATTTTTGAAGGCGGCGATGGGTCTGTTTATCAAAATGTCAACCAGGCTTTTGGAAATGGAGATATTAACTATAATGAAAACCATACGTTAAGAGACCCTCACTATGTAGAAGAAAACGGCCGTAAATACCTGGTGTTTGAAGCCAATACAGGAACTGACTTTGGCTACTCTGGAGAGGAATCCCTTTACAACAAAGCGTACTATGGCAAGAGCGAAAAATACTTCCAGGATGAAAAAGCTAAACTGTTAGAAAGTCCGAAAAGAGAGTTTGCTGAACTGGCGAACGGAGCGATCGGCATTATCGAAATCAACGATGATTATACACTAAAGAACGTAATGGACCCATTGATTGCTTCCAACACTGTTACGGATGAAATTGAACGTCCAAACATTTTCAAAAAAGATGGTAAATGGTACTTATTCACAAGTTCACGCGGATCTAAAATGACGATTGATGGCATTGATGATGAAGATATCTACATGTTGGGATATGTGTCAAATTCATTAACCGGTCCATACAAGCCGATGAACAAAACGGGAATTGTTTTACACCATGACCTCGATCCAAATGATGTGACATGGAATTACGCACACTATGTAATCCCTCAAGAAAATAGCGATGAAACTGTTGTTACAAGCTATATGACAAATAGAGGGTATTTTGAAGACAAAAAGTCTACTTTCTCTCCAAGCTTTAAGCTGGACCTTAAAGGACCTAAATCTTCCGTTATAGAAGATGGAATCCTCAAACAAGGACAACTTACAATAAATGAAGAATAA
- a CDS encoding S8 family serine peptidase has product MKKVSLWILTLVLILAYSLSGATDQARANTVEVDETLQNILASTSESTIVEAVITFENMPTDTQIESVKALGLKTKTYKNLPMIAIKGTNTEVQKVLESDLDALSVYYNKSLEYFLRDSRELVGAERVWNDLGYTGEGTTVAVIDSGIDATHPDLPLGEKVVQNVKFLLGNLFTDEALYLEDVANTDTSSGHGTHVAGTIAGSGTASDGLYKGIAPDAKLIGLGTGEGINILWSLEAFDYVLENQEKYGIDVISNSWGTTGEYSPNNPVNVASKKAHDAGMIVTFAAGNEGPDENTLNPYSAAPWVISVAAGTKDKKLADFSSRGVPGDEVLHPDITAPGVDIVAAKSSTGLVMNSLGSVTDATYIEPQHLPYYTTASGTSMATPHISGIVALMREAQPDLHPDIVLDILQRTAEPMEGYQYHEVGSGYVNAYEAVKSAEKTNPNIGKYKDKKTGKTYETYFVEETWEGTLGAGVSEAGAASHDYYDISLDNDAVSLKVRIDWTSPTNDLDLEVRDPAGELAGSSGNAVSTTEETTIPEVIDGTYTVDVIGWLNTIEQYNGTYTIEKILKK; this is encoded by the coding sequence ATGAAAAAAGTAAGCTTATGGATCCTTACTTTGGTCCTTATTTTAGCATATTCTTTATCAGGGGCAACGGATCAGGCTCGGGCTAATACAGTTGAAGTAGATGAAACGCTCCAGAATATATTAGCGTCTACTAGTGAATCTACGATTGTTGAAGCCGTCATCACTTTCGAGAACATGCCGACAGATACACAAATAGAGAGTGTGAAAGCTCTTGGTCTGAAGACGAAAACATATAAAAATCTCCCGATGATCGCCATTAAAGGGACGAATACAGAAGTACAAAAAGTGTTGGAATCAGACCTGGATGCACTTTCTGTCTACTATAATAAGAGTTTGGAATACTTTCTTCGAGACAGCCGTGAACTTGTCGGGGCTGAACGTGTCTGGAATGATCTTGGCTACACAGGCGAAGGAACGACAGTGGCTGTAATAGACAGCGGGATAGATGCGACTCATCCGGATCTGCCTTTGGGAGAAAAAGTTGTACAAAATGTCAAATTTCTTTTAGGCAATCTATTTACAGATGAAGCTCTCTATTTAGAAGATGTGGCAAATACGGATACGTCTTCTGGGCACGGGACGCATGTCGCGGGTACCATTGCAGGATCAGGAACAGCAAGTGATGGATTATATAAAGGGATCGCCCCGGATGCTAAATTAATAGGGCTTGGAACTGGAGAAGGGATCAACATTTTATGGTCCCTGGAAGCTTTTGATTATGTCCTGGAAAATCAAGAAAAATATGGGATCGATGTTATCAGTAACAGCTGGGGGACGACTGGTGAGTATTCACCTAACAATCCGGTGAATGTCGCAAGTAAAAAAGCCCATGATGCAGGGATGATTGTCACCTTTGCAGCAGGGAACGAAGGACCGGATGAAAACACCTTGAACCCGTATTCAGCTGCCCCCTGGGTCATATCAGTGGCTGCTGGAACAAAGGATAAAAAACTTGCTGACTTTTCTTCACGCGGCGTGCCAGGTGATGAAGTCCTACACCCGGATATCACTGCACCAGGTGTGGATATCGTTGCAGCAAAATCATCAACAGGTTTAGTCATGAATTCATTAGGTTCTGTAACAGATGCCACTTATATCGAGCCTCAGCATCTCCCATACTATACGACAGCAAGCGGTACGAGTATGGCAACCCCTCATATCTCAGGCATTGTCGCCTTGATGAGAGAAGCGCAACCTGATTTACATCCGGATATCGTATTGGATATTTTACAAAGAACGGCCGAACCGATGGAAGGGTATCAATATCACGAGGTAGGTTCAGGTTATGTGAATGCATACGAAGCTGTAAAATCAGCTGAAAAAACCAACCCGAATATTGGTAAATATAAAGATAAGAAAACGGGCAAAACCTATGAGACTTACTTTGTTGAAGAAACATGGGAAGGAACTCTCGGTGCAGGTGTCTCAGAAGCTGGAGCAGCATCGCATGACTACTATGATATTTCCCTTGATAATGATGCAGTCAGTCTGAAGGTACGGATCGATTGGACATCTCCAACTAATGATCTTGATCTAGAAGTCCGCGACCCAGCTGGTGAGCTTGCTGGTTCCTCTGGAAATGCAGTTTCTACGACAGAAGAAACCACTATTCCTGAGGTTATCGACGGCACTTATACGGTTGATGTCATAGGATGGCTGAATACAATTGAGCAATATAATGGCACCTATACGATCGAAAAGATTTTAAAGAAGTAA